In uncultured Desulfuromusa sp., a genomic segment contains:
- a CDS encoding 4'-phosphopantetheinyl transferase superfamily protein, with product MRAEVTPWQVPPRFLHLCNNELHLWRFKLDQEKEPGTACQIMLSTEELLRADRLLDQRKRNQFIRARVYLKSILGKYLHVKPDQVQFQYNAYGKPSLSERHQSSLIFNLSHSGDWGVLAVCGEMAVGVDVEKIDPEIRFSLLGENYFNEREKLLLKLYSTPRKRRGFYRLWTQKEALLKLLGTGFRINNQNDVKFLQYTSFPLTAAYICSVAFKGKISRIKKIHLPDIALFYQ from the coding sequence ATGCGAGCTGAAGTGACCCCATGGCAGGTTCCGCCGCGCTTTTTGCATCTTTGTAATAATGAGCTTCATCTCTGGCGATTTAAATTGGATCAGGAAAAAGAACCCGGCACTGCCTGCCAAATAATGCTAAGTACAGAGGAGCTGCTGCGAGCTGATCGCTTGCTGGATCAACGAAAAAGGAATCAGTTTATCAGGGCCAGAGTGTATCTGAAGTCTATCCTGGGAAAATATCTTCACGTCAAACCGGATCAAGTTCAGTTTCAATATAATGCTTATGGGAAACCATCTCTCTCAGAACGGCATCAATCTTCTCTGATTTTTAATCTCAGCCATTCCGGAGACTGGGGTGTTCTTGCTGTTTGCGGAGAAATGGCTGTCGGTGTTGACGTTGAAAAAATAGATCCTGAAATACGCTTTTCATTGCTGGGTGAAAACTACTTCAATGAACGGGAAAAGTTATTGTTGAAATTGTATTCAACACCGCGCAAACGGCGCGGGTTCTATCGGCTTTGGACACAAAAGGAAGCACTATTGAAATTACTGGGGACCGGGTTTAGAATCAATAATCAGAACGACGTAAAATTTTTACAGTATACATCGTTTCCTTTGACTGCTGCCTATATCTGTTCTGTTGCTTTCAAGGGGAAAATAAGCCGGATCAAAAAAATTCATTTGCCTGACATCGCATTATTTTATCAGTAA